One segment of Drosophila mauritiana strain mau12 chromosome 3R, ASM438214v1, whole genome shotgun sequence DNA contains the following:
- the LOC117142230 gene encoding AF4/FMR2 family member 4 isoform X2 yields the protein MIMEGLETLVAPTHHAFLLTETAAAAHFNVLSFDTCLFKTSTAAQSSGSPSTATYLSPAQFGGSHHGGASTSSNSQNSSSTASSSSSLLHYTTASAAAAAAAAAAASANNSVLRARNQTATPTQGGSPGHVAVQPSATASSGRSSASHLSLLNTSGQHSPTSSAVEQVEAHKQLIEALPGDLNTPVTTSSDIPSFFGPTTVVEPPPITGSIESEDLSLEPQVISVASPVLSHCSPLKEERSTPPALAIVKEESSNNSCNMYPQHNNNTTTSSSTTTTSKQTTSESNNSNTECVGSPGNHTQSHQQQQQQLQHNNTSSNHSNCHHSHQQQQQQQQQHMSSPQHQYQQHQILHQQQQLPNHHHHHHHHHHHHSQLQQLQQQQQQQQQQQHQQQPLHQQQQLQHQQQQQHHQQHYQQHAIQHQQSQQQASKISYRGIFTTTGNAMNAAAAAAAAAAQQQHQQQQQQLPSPQLGVLTGPMSPPSNSLGNSWGLPSPDKTMFQPPLFSLPAHYATMQQQQQQQQQQQQQQQQAAGAAPSPYDDGRAAAAAAAQHAELLGLTMDCTPLLLKQPPPTYAGASAGFPGLGDLHSSHEQQLQQQQYVRSQPKYQWLDSPADYAQQQQQVQQVQQQQQQQTLVLPGPTSSASSSNAALGVLIPKQENYPDMQPSSNGTGYSGGSGGSSAAAAAAAAAAAAVQLAEYSPSTSKGHEILSQVYQQSTVPLKLVPVKPRKYPNRPSKTPVHERPYACPVENCDRRFSRSDELTRHIRIHTGQKPFQCRICMRSFSRSDHLTTHIRTHTGEKPFSCDICGRKFARSDEKKRHAKVHLKQRIKKEKVRGEQQQQQQQQQQQQQQQQQLQQQQEQHHLSLQQHQQYQQHHLLHSADLAIVTSSASM from the exons ATGATCATGGAAGGGCTTGAAACCCTGGTGGCGCCAACGCATCACGCATTCCTGCTCACCGAGACGGCCGCGGCCGCCCACTTCAATGTGCTGAGCTTCGACACCTGTCTGTTCAAGACGAGCACGGCGGCCCAGAGCAGCGGCAGTCCGTCGACGGCCACCTACCTGAGTCCCGCCCAATTCGGCGGCAGTCATCACGGCGGcgccagcaccagcagcaactccCAGAACTCCTCCTCGACCGCATCCTCGTCGTCCTCGCTGCTCCACTACACCACCGCTTCGgcagctgccgctgctgcagccgccgccgctgcaTCCGCCAACAACTCGGTGCTTCGTGCCCGCAACCAgacggccacgcccacccagGGCGGCAGTCCGGGACACGTGGCCGTTCAGCCCAGCGCCACCGCCAGCAGCGGACGCAGCTCGGCCTCCCATCTCAGCCTGCTGAACACCAGTGGCCAGCACAGTCCCACCTCCTCGGCCGTCGAGCAGGTGGAGGCCCACAAGCAGCTGATCGAGGCGCTGCCGGGTGACCTCAACACACCGGTGACCACGTCCAGCGATATTCCCTCGTTCTTCGGACCCACCACCGTCGTGGAGCCACCGCCCATTACTG GTTCCATCGAATCCGAGGATCTATCTTTGGAACCCCAGGTGATATCTGTGGCCAGTCCCGTGTTGTCACATTGCAGTCCGTTGAAAGAGGAGCGCAGCACTCCGCCAGCATTGGCCATTGTCAAGGAAGAATCAAGTAATAATAGTTGTAATATGTACCcacaacacaacaacaacaccacaacatcatcatcaacaaccacaacaagcAAACAGACAACAAGcgaaagcaacaacagcaacaccgaGTGCGTTGGCTCACCAGGCAACCATACACAATcacaccaacagcaacaacaacagctgcaaCACAACAACACGAGCAGCAACCACAGCAATTGCCACCACAgtcaccaacagcagcagcagcagcaacaacaacacatgAGCTCCCCGCAACATCAATACCAACAACACCAAATAttacaccaacaacaacaattgccaaatcaccaccatcatcaccatcaccaccaccaccatcacagTCAGCTACAACaactccaacaacaacagcaacaacaacaacagcagcaacaccaacaacagccgctacaccaacaacagcaactgcaacaccagcagcagcaacaacaccacCAACAACACTATCAGCAACATGCCATTCAACACCAGCAATCACAACAGCAGGCTAGCAAAATCTCATATCGTGGCATTTTCACCACCACAGGCAACGCGATGAACGCAGCAgctgccgcagcagccgccgcagcacagcagcaacaccaacagcagcagcagcaacttccCTCGCCACAACTGGGCGTCCTGACCGGACCGATGTCTCCGCCCTCAAATAGCTTGGGCAACAGCTGGGGTCTGCCCAGTCCGGACAAGACCATGTTCCAGCCGCCCCTGTTCAGCCTGCCCGCTCACTATGCCACcatgcagcaacagcagcaacagcaacaacagcagcagcagcagcaacagcaagcGGCAGGAGCTGCTCCCTCGCCCTACGACGATGGAcgagctgcagcagcagcggcggcacaGCACGCCGAGCTCTTGGGCTTGACCATGGATTGCACACCTCTCTTGCTGAAACAACCGCCGCCAACTTACGCCGGAGCCTCCGCCGGCTTCCCGGGTCTGGGTGACCTGCACAGCAGCCACGAGCAGCagttgcaacagcaacagtatGTGCGATCACAGCCGAAATACCAGTGGCTTGACTCACCAGCGGACTatgcccagcagcaacagcaagtgcagcaggtgcagcaacagcagcagcagcagactcTGGTGCTGCCAGGACCCACTTCATCCGCCAGTTCCAGCAATGCCGCTCTGGGCGTTTTGATACCCAAGCAGGAGAACTATCCCGACATGCAGCCCAGCTCGAATGGCACGGGCTATTCCGGCGGATCCGGTGGCAGTTCGGCGgcagctgctgccgccgctgctgcagcagcagcagtgcaACTGGCCGAGTACAGTCCATCCACCAGCAAGGGACACGAGATCCTGTCGCAGGTCTATCAGCAGAGCACTGTGCCCTTGAAACTGGTGCCCGTGAAGCCGCGCAAGTATCCCAATCGCCCAAGCAAGACGCCCGTGCATGAGCGACCCTACGCCTGTCCGGTGGAGAACTGCGACCGTAGGTTCTCCCGCTCCGACGAGCTCACCCGCCACATACGCATCCATACGGGCCAGAAGCCCTTCCAGTGCCGCATCTGCATGCGCAGCTTTAGTCGCAGTGATCACCTCACCACCCACATTCGCACCCACACCGGCGAGAAGCCCTTCAGCTGCGACATTTGCGGCAGGAAGTTTGCTCGATCCGATGAGAAGAAGCGCCACGCCAAGGTGCACCTGAAGCAGCGCATCAAGAA